In Oceanispirochaeta sp., a genomic segment contains:
- a CDS encoding methyl-accepting chemotaxis protein, protein MKIKMKLLVLILSLLVAMILTIALYMGFQQLVNVIQSEKAELLYLKDRVLNEQKELSNILYDEVIISFQIEKLYEAIAEKEEVLENVKNMKRLSNINETVKSALRRIVIHDEIQVEAQDKLSIEIEELLSVADEVFAEKMVGIRSVFAFNMVETDAFREFDGYEKLNDSVYRTKVQITALNSALEGSQIEIEEQYAIIEKQIEYYTNLGYLISAGFMFIVIVLSIIISFIIAGQIAGSISNLETSLSIMASGDLTKSINATTRDEMGQLSKDMSDFQSGLNHSLNKIKEITHINSEVKEELISTATETSSAAVEISANVNSISTQMSSLDENISLSNKGALDIASSISELNMHIGEQSVMVEQSTASITQMIASIANVSKLTEKNQVVISQLVETANEGDLRLTETTNIIEDINASVNSINNMAGIIQSISAQTNLLAMNAAIEAAHAGDQGKGFAVVADEIRKLAGASANNTKEISKTLKNIIDRIENASQSGLSTRKAFSNINNKIESLSEALLTVSSSTEELNIGGKQILESISNLGDISSVVKEKSDIIKTSSGSVNEIMGSVSDISRMVTNAITEVNVGFNEVTEAMAGLKRMSDKISNVSEQLISEVDTFHTN, encoded by the coding sequence ATGAAAATTAAAATGAAACTGCTCGTCCTTATTTTATCTCTTTTGGTTGCCATGATTTTGACAATTGCTTTGTACATGGGATTTCAGCAATTGGTTAATGTTATACAAAGTGAAAAAGCAGAACTTCTCTATCTGAAAGATAGAGTACTTAATGAACAAAAGGAACTTTCCAATATCCTCTATGATGAAGTAATTATTTCCTTTCAAATTGAGAAACTGTACGAGGCTATTGCTGAAAAAGAAGAGGTCTTGGAGAACGTTAAAAACATGAAACGTCTATCAAACATAAATGAAACAGTTAAGTCTGCCCTTCGACGTATAGTAATACACGATGAAATACAGGTGGAAGCACAGGATAAACTTAGTATAGAGATTGAGGAATTATTGAGTGTTGCAGATGAGGTTTTTGCTGAAAAAATGGTTGGAATCAGGTCCGTATTTGCCTTTAATATGGTCGAAACAGATGCTTTTAGAGAATTTGATGGATATGAAAAATTAAACGACAGTGTCTATAGAACAAAAGTTCAGATTACTGCTCTAAATAGTGCTCTGGAAGGATCTCAAATTGAAATAGAAGAACAATATGCTATCATCGAAAAGCAGATTGAGTATTATACAAATCTCGGTTATCTCATTTCGGCGGGTTTTATGTTTATTGTTATTGTTTTATCGATTATTATTTCTTTTATTATTGCAGGTCAAATTGCCGGTTCAATTAGCAATCTAGAAACAAGTCTGTCAATTATGGCATCAGGTGATTTGACAAAAAGTATAAATGCCACAACTAGAGATGAAATGGGTCAATTGAGCAAGGATATGAGTGATTTCCAATCGGGGTTGAATCATTCTCTCAACAAAATTAAAGAAATTACACATATCAATAGCGAGGTAAAAGAGGAACTTATTTCAACAGCGACTGAAACTTCATCAGCTGCTGTGGAAATTTCAGCGAATGTAAATTCCATAAGTACACAAATGTCTTCTCTCGATGAGAATATTTCCCTCTCCAATAAAGGAGCCTTGGATATTGCCTCTTCTATCAGTGAATTGAACATGCACATCGGGGAACAGTCAGTTATGGTAGAGCAGTCTACAGCCTCCATTACCCAGATGATTGCTTCCATAGCAAATGTATCAAAACTTACTGAGAAAAATCAGGTGGTCATTAGTCAACTTGTTGAAACAGCAAATGAAGGTGATTTAAGGCTGACTGAAACAACCAACATCATCGAAGACATTAATGCCTCGGTCAATAGTATTAATAACATGGCCGGAATTATTCAGAGTATTTCTGCCCAGACAAATCTATTAGCCATGAATGCTGCTATTGAAGCAGCTCACGCTGGAGATCAGGGCAAGGGGTTTGCTGTTGTAGCAGATGAAATCCGGAAATTGGCAGGAGCATCAGCTAACAATACAAAAGAGATCTCAAAAACGCTCAAAAATATTATAGATAGAATAGAAAATGCTTCACAATCCGGTCTTAGTACTAGAAAGGCGTTTAGCAATATCAACAATAAAATAGAAAGCCTTTCGGAAGCCCTGCTGACAGTTTCTTCCAGTACAGAAGAACTTAATATTGGTGGAAAGCAAATACTCGAATCCATATCTAACCTCGGAGACATCTCCTCGGTGGTAAAAGAAAAATCTGATATCATAAAAACAAGCTCCGGATCAGTCAATGAGATAATGGGATCAGTTTCCGATATATCCAGAATGGTGACAAATGCTATAACCGAAGTTAATGTCGGTTTTAATGAAGTTACTGAAGCCATGGCCGGATTAAAAAGAATGTCCGATAAAATAAGTAATGTGAGTGAACAACTTATATCGGAAGTGGATACTTTTCATACAAATTAA
- a CDS encoding transposase, whose product MSTGHGVIQGYNGIAAVDDKHQLIIFADTFDTKVRQVAILKEVADKNGRNPIEEMKTKIDTPYGRAISSHRMSTVEPVFGHIAGIKKLNRFTLRGKEKVSTQ is encoded by the coding sequence ATGTCCACAGGTCATGGTGTTATCCAGGGATATAACGGCATAGCCGCCGTAGATGACAAACATCAACTGATTATCTTTGCAGATACATTCGATACGAAGGTCAGGCAGGTTGCCATTCTCAAAGAAGTGGCAGATAAGAATGGGCGGAATCCAATAGAAGAGATGAAAACCAAGATTGATACCCCTTACGGAAGAGCCATTTCTTCTCACAGAATGAGTACGGTGGAACCGGTTTTCGGACACATTGCCGGAATAAAGAAACTCAACCGTTTTACTTTGCGTGGTAAAGAGAAGGTCAGTACTCAATGA
- a CDS encoding Na+/H+ antiporter NhaC family protein: protein VLKSVGSLTTTVIGASVFVNVITSNQYLAVIIPGQMFEESYRNHKLKLKNLTSALEAGGTLTAPLIPWNSNAVFVFLSLGVPVVKFAPYAILCWLTPIIVIVFAYFNIKMERTKAPGEEPEDQQ from the coding sequence GAGTGCTTAAGTCAGTAGGGAGCTTGACTACCACAGTTATAGGAGCCTCAGTTTTTGTAAATGTTATTACTTCTAATCAATACCTTGCTGTTATTATACCTGGGCAAATGTTTGAAGAGTCTTATAGAAATCACAAATTGAAGCTTAAAAATCTCACTAGTGCATTGGAGGCCGGTGGAACACTTACGGCGCCTCTTATTCCATGGAACAGTAATGCTGTGTTTGTATTTTTATCCCTTGGAGTCCCGGTAGTAAAGTTTGCTCCTTATGCTATATTGTGCTGGCTGACACCAATAATTGTGATAGTGTTTGCTTATTTCAACATTAAAATGGAGAGAACAAAAGCCCCTGGTGAAGAGCCTGAAGACCAGCAATAG
- a CDS encoding transposase, whose protein sequence is MVKWGCVYEAFLYWTAVTQYNKYFGENIHMFNGCDFLAELTQHIPPKGIQYIRRYGLYASRTRGKRSEHPDVVRHAPEGWKAAQQILSLEDELPEETECDISEKASRKAWARLISMIYDINAFLCPKCGSEMRVIAVIQDTAEIKRILKHLKKVGRAPSGVDYTEISD, encoded by the coding sequence GTGGTCAAATGGGGCTGTGTTTATGAGGCATTTTTATATTGGACAGCTGTGACTCAATATAATAAATATTTTGGTGAGAATATTCATATGTTTAACGGTTGTGATTTTCTGGCTGAGTTGACTCAACATATCCCTCCAAAAGGTATTCAGTATATTCGAAGGTATGGATTATATGCTTCCAGGACCAGGGGGAAAAGGTCAGAACATCCCGATGTGGTTCGTCATGCCCCGGAAGGCTGGAAAGCAGCACAACAGATTCTTTCTTTAGAGGACGAATTGCCTGAAGAAACTGAATGTGATATTTCCGAAAAGGCAAGTAGGAAAGCCTGGGCACGGTTGATATCAATGATCTATGATATTAATGCGTTCCTTTGTCCGAAATGTGGTTCGGAAATGAGAGTGATTGCTGTAATTCAGGATACTGCTGAGATCAAAAGGATCCTTAAACATCTGAAGAAGGTTGGTCGGGCACCGTCCGGGGTGGATTATACAGAAATATCAGATTAA